The genomic window TGCTAGCAAAATCTACTCTATTCCAACCTTATTCCGGACCTGCTTGGCCAACTCCAGTGTGGCCCACCGGTCCCGAGTCGTCCCGGTAACGCAACACCGCCGAAATCGAAACCCGGCACACGGATTCGCGCATCGAGACGAATCCCTCCACCGTcgttcttcttccttccttcacCCCTTCTTCCCAAATTCCCCACAAATTCTCCGCTCCGAAATCCGCCGCGCTCGAATCGACTCCCCGAGCGATGCACGCCACCCTCCTCGGCGGCGCCGCCTTCCCTTTGTCGGAACCGTAACCCCAACCCAGACTCTAAACCCCTAAACCCCCTGTTATCTCTCGCCGCCGCCAATATGATGTCCGACGAGCCCTTCGCCCGCCACCGCGCCTTCATCTCCTCCTCTGCCAGCGCCCCTACCTTCCCCACCTTCAACTCCCCCGCCGCCACAGCTGCCGTCAACAGCGGGAGCCCCAGCCCCAGCCCCACCCCCCTCCGCCCCTCCCCCTCCCCATctcccgcctcctcctcctcatccgcCGGCTCCAAGAGTCGCCTCCACTCCCGTCCCTCCTTCGCCCACAACGCCCGCGTTGCCCTCGCCCTGGCCCCCGCCGCCGCCTTTCTCCTCGACCTCGGTGGCGCCCCCGTCCTCTGCGTCCTCGCCGCCGGCCTTCTCCTCGCCTACCTCCTGGACTCCCTCCGTCTCAAGTCCGCCGCCTTCTTCGCCGTCTGGTTCTCCCTCGTCGCTGCCCAGCTCGCCTTCTTCTTCTCGGCCTCCCTCCACTCCGCCATCTCCTCCCTCCCCCTCACCGCCCTCGCGCTCTTCCTCTGCGCCGAGACCACCTTCCTTATCGGCGTCTGGGCCTCCCTCCAGTTCCGCTGGATCCAGATCGAGAACCCCTCCATCGTCGTCGCCCTCGAGCGCCTCCTCTTCGCGTGCATCCCCGTCGCCGTGCCCGCTCTCTTCACGTGGGCCGTCGTCTCCGCCCTCGGCATGGCCGACGCCGCATACTACTTCATGGCCTTCTCCTGCGTCTTCTACTGGCTCTTCTCCCTCCCCCGCCCCTCCTCCTTCCGCTCCGGCAAGCAAGACTCCGACGCCGCCGGGGATTCCCAGGTCCTCGGCCCCCTAGAAAGCTGCCTCCACACCCTCTACCTCCTCTTCGTCCCCGTCCTTTTCCGCATTGGCTCCCACCACTCCAccatcttctcctctttttcatcCGTCTGTGATCTCTTGCTCCTCTTCTTCATCCCCTTCTTGTTCCAGCTATACGCGTCCACGAGGGGGGCGCTGTGGTGGGTCACGAGGGACGCGCACCAGATGCACCGGATGCGGATTGTCAATGGGGCGGTGgcgatggtggtggtggtgatctGCCTCGAGGTCAGGGTCGTCTTCAATTCCTTCGGGAGGTACTTGCATGCCCCACCACCACTGAACTATCTTCTTGTGACGATGGCGATGCTCGGAGGAGCTTCTGCTGTGGGCGCTTATGCTGTTGGTATGGTCGGGGATGCTTTCAGTTCAGCGGCCTTCACAGCTGTGTCCATTCTGGTTAGCGGAGCTGGTGCTATAGTTATCGGGTTCCCGATATTGGTATGCTTTGGATTTGCTTGATATCTTTTATCTTTAATGTTTCCTTTTCTTTATAATAATCTGATTTTGAAAATTAGTCCAAACTCCGAACTAGTTTTTGAAGAATCGGAGAAAAAAAAGCAATACAACATAATTGCTAGAACCAAAGGAGACAAGTAGGGCTTTTGTGATGTTCCTTTCAAGAAAACATGAAGCTCACCCCTCAAAATGGTAAACAATAAAAAGGTGTGGCTTTCATGATGTTTTCAATACATAATGCATCTTACTCCTCAAATAGTAAACCAGCAGCCGCCAACATGCCACCCACAATCTCTTAGGCTAAGACAAGTAGGAGACTTTGCTATATGAAATAGACTTCTTATATATTACCGAAGTGTTTATGCATCTTTTGGACCATCCACAGGTACAACAATATAGATTTGGTGTTGTACAGGCTTTTTCCCCCCTCTGAACATGTTTCAAATGCCAATGTCCCACTTTGAGTGGCATGGTGCCTGGATATAAGGATGGTGATGGAGAGAGTGCTACACGGCCAAGAGATGAGTGGAAGCCCAAGGGCAAACCACCAGTGGCATAAATTTTAGGTGGTGTGCTGGATAATGAATAAAAAGGCCACCTAGAGAGAGAGGTCATCATAACTTGCTGGATAGGTAGAGCATTTAGAGGGGCAAAGAGGGAGACAGCTATGTCTCAAACCTTCCATGCCATCTCATTTTAGTGCTTGGCATTTCCCATGCCTTTCTTTATTATTGATCCAATTTGGAAATTCCAATGTCAGTTATGGAGTGGACATGaatgaattattattattattattgatacaATAGGGTTCTTTACAAAGAGAATTTGGAGCAAGTGAAGGTTAACTAGGTTTGGCGGAATGAAGCTTATTTGCCTTCAAAAAGATGACATGATTGAGTGTTTATGAATAGTGATATAAAGAATGTGATATGCTATAACAGATATCATACATGCTTAAACCTATGAGCTACACAGTTTAtgcaatgtaaaaatataatgatatatatatatatatatatatatatatatatatatatatataattaataaaaatgatTTTTAAAGTAGCAATTGAAATTCAGATTATCTGAAGAAAGTAAATGATCCTTGTAATAGTATAATATATCATAGAGGTCAAATTCTTTGAAAATAATATAGTTACATGCAGAATTAAACTAAGCTAGCATTGCTTAAAGCATATGCTTTACATGGGATgtgtaataattattattaaataactAAGAATGAAATAATGATATCAAATGAAAGAAGAatgtttaattttttctttaaatggtTGTCACATCATCAATGTTTTGAATTAATGTTATGCTCATCCAAAAGCAAAAAAATCTTGCAAACTAACAAATTTAATAGGGTAGGTAATTTATAAAAGAAACATATCAGTTTATTAAATAAAGTTGGTGTAGTGTCTTTGAAATAAATGATTATATCATGGATACTCCAATGCATGGTTTACTAATGTGTCGTGTCTTATACAATTGTCAATGCTCAAAATCAAACATGAATTTTAGTAGACCATTATTTTCTTCAGAAAGAGGTAATAGatcatcattattattttattatttttgagagGTGAtgttttaactttaaaaaatagGAATTACTACTCAATCATCAGGTACATCACTATAAGAGCTGTTGTTAGTTGCTATGACATCGAATGGCGATTTCCATCAAAAAAGGTCATTGAATAACAAAAATAATGTTACAAATAtgtgcatataaaaaattattttctatttgaATAGGAGTAGAATTCATATTGAAGGAATAGTTACAAATATTTTGAGGCATCCACTGTCAATTAGGCTGCTATGGAGGAGATTTTTGTAGATACACCTAGGATCTCCACTTGTTAGACCCAAAATTGAGGCCAAACAAGAGTAATATGAGTCATGAGGCCAGGTGGCACATAAACATTGAGGTTGTTATGCCCATGGTTCAACTTTAATACTCATAGTGATGATCTATAGAGAGTCATCTGCAGTATAAAAGGATAGAAACAAGTAAAATTATTTAGTCCATTAATAAATATAGCATGGGATTTCACATATTTAGTGTATTTTAGTTATCAAAACATAGTAATATGctgtattttaattatttaattatgatatttttttttaacaatttttAACATGGCACTGGAGTAAAAATAACATCCAGATATCATTCTACCATATTTAACTCTTGCCAATCCTTATCACATAATCCTCCCACCGCCTGACATTGTTATCTCCTATTTTGACAGTGTACCACAACATGCTAACCAAGCATGATAACCAAATTTATGATGATGCATGAAATTTCTTATTAAACAGGCTACGACAGCATTAAACTTTTTCACTGTCATCCTCTGGATCAATGTTTTTGGAACTTGGTTTGCTATAAGATGTTAAAGACCCTTCTCCCAAAATGTTAAGAAATCCCTTACAATGACAGAATGAATCCAACATGGGCATGCACCTAACGTATGAAAAGGTAGGCGACAAAGTAACCAAGCTGCATTTTTTAATCTTTGTAGCAAAGCAGTTAAAATAACAAGAAAACAAAGGAATCAAATGTCTGGCTATAAAACACAACATGAGAGAGGACAAGGCCTGGAGATCAGAGTTTCATTACCTATCAGTGGACAGGACAACTTCAATTCTCATGATCATCTAAAGTTTCTAAACTATGCATAAGAGTTTTAACAATGATTGGGAACTATGTATGCACGAACACTGAAGCTTGACATTGTTCATTAAAGCTTTCCCAGTTCTAATATATTTAATGACCAACAAGGGTTCAGTTTTGCATGTCATGGGTAATTGCAGATTAGACGAAGCCCAGTTGGATAATTCTATCTGTTTGCAGAACTTAACACAGTCTGTTTTGGGGATGTTCTTTTTGCTTGATGGATGGGATTGGACTTTTCATTGTGGGTAGGGAATTAGAATCCTAGATTGAGAGGGAGGCTAAGAGAACGTAGGTTCTGATAGAGCGAGTTGGACTATTTTCCTTGGAAGTAAAAATGGTTTTGAAAGGCTATAGATTGTTAGGATTGAATCAACAAGGTCCAAAGGTTGCAATTAGCTCTGGACAGAAAGTGTTTGTACTTTTATATGTGGTACAGATTTTATGGCAAACTTTGGAAAGCAGCGGTCAAGAATAGGAAGAATGTACTGCACTTGGAAGGAGATTGGTATGGTTATTGCAACTTAGaagagttgatttttttttttttcggggggggggggtgtgtggGGTGGTTTGTATCCTTTCTGTATGGTAGTTTTTGCTCTCATTAAAGATAACATTCTGTTCTTTGGATTTCTATAAAGTCAGGGGCCAACCTCTGTCCTTTAAAATGATATGCAAACTTATTATTATATGCAATGTCGTGTCAAAATACTGAGATTTTTTTATTACTGTTTGTGCAGTTCATCCCTCTCCCATTGATTTCCGGCTTCTATCTAGCTCGATTCTTTACTAAAAAAAGCTTGTCATCATACTTTGCATTTGTGACGTTGGCAAGCTTAATGGTTCTGTGGTTTTTTGTGCATAACTACTGGGGTCTCAATATCTGGATGGCTGGTATGCCTTTGAAATCCTTCTGCAAATTGATAGTTGCAAGTGTATTGATGACAATGGTTGTTCCTGGTCTGGCACTTCTTCCATCAAGACTGCATTTTTTGACTGAGCTTGGTCTTGTCAGTCATGCATTATTGTTGTGTTACATAGAGGATCGGTTCTTCAACTTTACCACGATGTATTATTATGGATTTGATGAAGAGGTAATGTATCCAAGTTACATGGTTTTGACCACAACATTTTTGGGCTTGGTTCTAGTGAGGAGGTTATCTCTGGATCATCGGATTGGACCAAAAGCCGTCTGGATCCTGACTTGTCTATATTCTTCAAAGCTAGCAATACTATTTATTACCTCAAAATCAGTTTTGTGGGTCTCAGCTGTTCTGCTTTTGGCTGTTTCCCCACCATTGCTTCTTTACAAGTATGTTATAAACCATCTTCTTTTTTCTGTCTTAATGTGTTCTGTTCACTGGATTTTTAGTAGTCTCTTTTAGTGTTGATTCTGCAGAAGTATTACTAGGTTACTTAGCTTATTACTTCGCTTCCATGTTTATTTTCTTGTCACTCAGTCATTGCATTCCTGTGAACTTATACTCAGATCTTGTTTTCCTGTTTGAGTTTCAGAGACAGGTCAAAAGGAGCTTCAAAAATGAAAGTTTGGCAAGGTTATGCTCATGCATGTGTAGTAGCTTTATCCGCTTGGTTGTGCAGGGAAACAATCTTTGAAGCTCTTCAGTGGTGGAATGGAAGGCCTCCATCAGATGGTTTGCTTTTGGGTTCCTGTATTCTGTTAACAGGGATTGCTTGCATACCAATTGTTGCTCTTCACTTTTCCCATGCTCAGGTACTTGCAATTCAGCTTCTTCGTTGTAGTATTAGGTGCTGaagtattataaatttaatatttttgctGATAACATTTTGTTATAGTACTGACATGTGTAAACAATCTGAAGAAAACTATTTTTTTGCTTTCTGTGGTCTTAGTTATGCTGGATATAATCCCTGTAATGCATTTGTTTGTGACCTATCTTTCTTTACAGATTTAAACATCACCTAATTGATGGTGCTAATTTTGTTCTGTTGTCTTTTATACAAGCCATGTACATGAGGTCCCTGTTAGCATCCAAAGATCAACTTGTTTGATGTAGATTGTGATATTTTGGTATCTTTTAGAGGATGAGTTTTTGCTTACTTGAGAAGAAATTGATTGGTTATGACATGAGTATTTTCCCCCTGAAGTTCCTATCATTACCTTTCAAATGTGTTACTGATCTCAAAGTTAACATTTCTTTGGGTCTGATATTTAGGATGTTGACATTTGCCCATCTAGCACATGGAGTGGATTATCTATGGTTGGATGCTTTTCATGCAAGAAACCTTGTCTTTTAGGAATTGGAAGACTGATAACAGATCGTGCTGAACCAAACTGGTCAAGAACCAAGACGATTTGGGCGGTTGGGATGGTTCAGTCACTTAAATAATCCCCAAGCCACCCCTCCCCCCTACGACCCCTTCGAAAGGCTTCGAGCCTTCAGCTATTCTCCCTCCCTCTTTCTTACTTCGCCCGGCCATGTTTGGAGTTTCAAAGCTCTATTGGTACTCGACAAAGACTCCACCAACAACACCACTCTCTGTCCACCGAAGGCTCCATAGTACCCTCTCCGTCCATCATGGTCAaaacctctctcttctctctctctctctctctctctctctccattgaAGCTCTAGATATGCCTCTCTCCctttctccctccctctccttctccctctccccactACCTGtccctctttctcccttcttcttaTCTCCCAATTCTTGGTTCTTCTAGGGTTATGGTTTTCCCTCCCTCAACCCCCTCCCTTCCTCTCCCCCCCTCtttcctccctctccttccccctctcccctccctctcccttttGTGGTATGCCCCAACACGGCACAATATTGACCTGTATCATATAGGACCAGATGCCGGCCGATGCAAACCCTAGTATCAAGGGGGCAGACCTTGATGGAGAGCATTGTTTAGATTTAAGTGCTTATGGTTAAAAGGTTTGATAACAGATTGGGCACAGCTAGTTGGAACATCTACTATGTTTTTCGAGGTAGTGCCTCCCGTTAAGTTGGTCATCTAAACAATGTGTTTACATTGTGGATGTAAGAGGGAGTTGCAAATAAGCCAAAGAAGTATCAGTGGAGATTGTTAGTAAAGTAGGTAGGATGTGGTTATTGTCTGGTATTACCTTATCAAATGAGATAAGGTGTGTAGTATATAAATGATAATTGTCGCTTAGTTTACCTCCCTTGAAGATTGTTTATTACTGGATGCAGAACTAAAGACATCTTATTATAGGAAAAGACTAAGGTACAGAATTTCATGCTTGGGACAAGAGAAGAGAGGGCACAATCGTTCATTCCTGTAAGTATTTTCGATCTTATATGAACAAGTTGTGATGAGAAGAGAGCTGAATGTGATTTGTTTGATTTCCAAGAGGCAAGATACAATGAACAATGtctttttttaggaaaaaaagaaGGTAAAATCGTTGTTGTGGCTAAAATCCATCCTGTGCCGGAGGTGCTGGATCGGGGCGCGACGTCCGATAGGTCAACGGCGGCCGGACCTGCAAGACAAGCCAACTCcggcggagatcctccgatgctcgaGAAAAGCCCCCACAGCAGGAGAGAAAGAGCGAGCATttatggaagagagagaagacgTATCTGGAGGATTCCCAtttatctctttatataggtAAGGTGGGAGCCTTGGAGAGAGGGAAGGTCGTAAAGGATCTTTTTATCCATCATTATAATTTTGAACAGCATGCCTGGTCCTTTAAGTTGGAGAATATTGTCACCTCACAGCAAGTAGAGGCCATCCCCATTAATGTCATGAGTTGACAATGAGAAGTCTTGAGGGCGGCGTGGTCTTTTTCTGTTTAGGATTACTCCTATTTTTAAATGGGATGATGTGATCGGACTGCAGTGAGACCACGCGGGGTCATATCATGACAAATCGCTACCCCCAGTAGCATGAGGGCTTCGGATCAAGGTCGTTGGGTGCATCGATCGAACCGAACATCGGAAGAAAAGGGCCTCCAAATGACCTGCGTCTTCAGTATGGCCGAAGTATCACCCCCCAACATATGCTCCCCTCCTCCCTGGCCTGAGCTAGTGTCAGGTCCAGGGAGTATGAGCCAAGACGTGGCTCCCGAAGACACGAGTTAGTCCTTATTACCTTTGGATTGGAAAGTTGATGTGACTCCCTTGGTCTGTGGTTTGTTGCTCGTTGAGTTTGATGATTTGGCATGACTTTTCTTGGCACGTATCTCGATGTCTTTATAATGGCTTGATTCGATGGAAGTGTGTAGGAGCCTCccatcaaattttctaaattgaATAGCCAAAATGGAGATCGGCTGGAGCCTAAGTTCGGACATATCTGAACTGGGTGCTGGAGTACTTGTGGTTGGCCTATTTAGAGGATATGGCGCTGAAGGTTTCGTTGTGCCATCTTTAGAGAGGTGCTTTAAATCATGTTACCATCACAGTTGTTTCCCATTCTTGGTTTGGAGGATATGCTTTTCAAGATTTCCTGAAAGCTTTCATTCCTTTCCTTTACTGGTCCTTTGAAGGCAGTTGATATGAACCTTTCTGGCATTAATGGACGAGAGATGTTGGTTATCGAGGTGTGACACCATGGTGCATGTCATAATTTCTCATTTAAAGGGCGCTGCTCGTTCCCCAATATTTGGAATTCGACAGCGATGTCGCCCCGTTCCCATcacgatgatgatgatgaggatgATGTTCGTGCCGGTAATGACAATGTCCATAAGATGCACATGAGCTTGGGTAGCTTGGATGCAGAAGGGATCGGGTCTAGGAGAGATCACCACTGCGAGCAGGAGCCGAGGAGCTCGGATCTTGCCTGGGGCTGAGCTCCTTGGCTCCATCGATTCCAGGCACAAGTGCGGCGACTTCGGCGGCCCAGGTTTCGGTAGGTGTGGGGTGGAGGAGACCTCGGCACTTCTTGCAGACAATTCAATGCAGGTAGAGGCCGGAGATGCGGAGAGTGCCTGGAGGCACCAACGGGCAACTATGGTGCTGTCGGAGTTGTGCGGGCGTGCGGTGAATTTCGGGCCCGCGATGGCTAGCT from Elaeis guineensis isolate ETL-2024a chromosome 9, EG11, whole genome shotgun sequence includes these protein-coding regions:
- the LOC105051135 gene encoding uncharacterized protein, with protein sequence MMSDEPFARHRAFISSSASAPTFPTFNSPAATAAVNSGSPSPSPTPLRPSPSPSPASSSSSAGSKSRLHSRPSFAHNARVALALAPAAAFLLDLGGAPVLCVLAAGLLLAYLLDSLRLKSAAFFAVWFSLVAAQLAFFFSASLHSAISSLPLTALALFLCAETTFLIGVWASLQFRWIQIENPSIVVALERLLFACIPVAVPALFTWAVVSALGMADAAYYFMAFSCVFYWLFSLPRPSSFRSGKQDSDAAGDSQVLGPLESCLHTLYLLFVPVLFRIGSHHSTIFSSFSSVCDLLLLFFIPFLFQLYASTRGALWWVTRDAHQMHRMRIVNGAVAMVVVVICLEVRVVFNSFGRYLHAPPPLNYLLVTMAMLGGASAVGAYAVGMVGDAFSSAAFTAVSILVSGAGAIVIGFPILFIPLPLISGFYLARFFTKKSLSSYFAFVTLASLMVLWFFVHNYWGLNIWMAGMPLKSFCKLIVASVLMTMVVPGLALLPSRLHFLTELGLVSHALLLCYIEDRFFNFTTMYYYGFDEEVMYPSYMVLTTTFLGLVLVRRLSLDHRIGPKAVWILTCLYSSKLAILFITSKSVLWVSAVLLLAVSPPLLLYKDRSKGASKMKVWQGYAHACVVALSAWLCRETIFEALQWWNGRPPSDGLLLGSCILLTGIACIPIVALHFSHAQSAKRFLVLVVAMGLLFILMQPPIPLSWAFQSDLIKAAHQSSDDISIYGIVTSKPTWPSWLLMATILLTLSAVTSIIPVKYIVELRTFYAVGVGVTLGIYICAEYFFQAVILYPLLVATIVCASVFVVFTHLPSASSTRVLPWVFALLAALFPVAYLLEGQLRDKSIEEGEEADRFTTMLAVEGARMSLLGLYAMIFMLIALEIKFELASLLHEKALERGVSPSQSGWNSGFPPKLRLIQQRRASAAPSFTIKRLAAEAAWMPAVGNVSTVLCFVICLILNMHLTGGSNRAIFFLAPILLLLNQDSDIFAGFGDRQRYFPVTVAISGYLVLTALYRIWEEVWHGDDGWEFQIGGPGWFFSVKNAALLILTLPNHILFNRFMWDYVKQTDTMLLLTMPLNLPSIIITDIVTVRVLGLLGVIYSLAQYLISRRIRIAGMKYI